The Brachionichthys hirsutus isolate HB-005 chromosome 3, CSIRO-AGI_Bhir_v1, whole genome shotgun sequence genome has a window encoding:
- the nr4a3 gene encoding nuclear receptor subfamily 4 group A member 3 isoform X2 gives MNKRAQLLEQLQFVQLKRSPRDMPCVQAQYGPAPPGSAYSGQSFSYQGDSYSSELMTPDYTKLDLGGGEISAAAATTSLPSFNVFVEGGYEPKSSCLYQMPPHRPIIKKEEESYPTAPPLEAMSSSSMYFKQSPPSTPTTPSLPAQPGASFLWDEHSLAPPSHPHSLGSSMDAGPLKSSRFPHFYQHSPPHSGSNVSGYENIGGGLVRTSSSSSSSVSHHHGQPLEQSMYQLHRGAGGSSLAFRSLALGPCGPLLGDSLPSPPQRGPQGEGACAVCGDNAACQHYGVRTCEGCKGFFKRTVQKNAKYVCLASKNCPVDKRRRNRCQYCRFQKCLSVGMVKEVVRTDSLKGRRGRLPSKPKSPLQTEASPPSPPLSLLSALLRAYSHCTPRDLDYNQFSAADPPTSSSDAEHIQLFYRLLTLSMETTRCWADRLPGFSELQRDDQNLLIDSAFLELFVLRLAHRSMLSEDKLVFCNGLVLHRFQCLRGFGEWLDSIRDFSTHLQNLHLDASAFSCLAALVLLTEQVPGLKDSKRVEELQNKVICCLRDHLGCGPSSSSSKAAPPLSRILGLRAELRSQRTQGLQRIFYLKLEDLVPPPPLIDRFLDTLPY, from the exons ATGAACAAGCGTGCTCAGTTATTGGAACAGCTGCAGTTTGTCCAGTTGAAACGCTCACCTCGAG ACATGCCCTGTGTGCAGGCTCAGTACGGGCCTGCTCCTCCAGGCTCTGCCTACTCTGGACAGTCCTTTAGTTACCAGGGTGACAGCTACAGCTCTGAACTCATGACCCCTGACTACACCAAGTTAGACCTGGGAGGTGGTGAGATCTCTGCTGCCGCTGCAACCACCTCCCTCCCGAGCTTCAACGTCTTTGTGGAGGGGGGCTATGAGCCCAAGTCGTCCTGTCTCTACCAGATGCCTCCACACAGGCCCATCattaaaaaggaggaggagagctacCCAACCGCTCCACCACTGGAGGCCATGTCCTCCTCCAGCATGTACTTTAAACAGTCACCCCCCTCCACTCCCACCACCCCGTCCCTACCTGCCCAGCCTGGTGCCTCTTTCCTCTGGGACGAGCACTCCCTGGCCCCTCCATCACACCCCCACTCTCTGGGCTCAAGCATGGATGCGGGTCCGCTCAAGTCGTCACGATTCCCACACTTTTACCAGCATTCACCGCCCCACAGCGGCAGCAATGTCAGCGGCTACGAGAACATAGGGGGAGGACTGGTTCgcacatcctcctcttcctcatcctcggTCTCCCATCATCACGGTCAGCCTCTGGAGCAGTCAATGTACCAGCTGCACCGTGGCGCTGGAGGCAGCAGTCTCGCCTTCCGGTCCCTGGCTCTGGGGCCCTGTGGCCCACTCCTAGGAGACAGCCTGCCCTCGCCTCCCCAGCGTGGCCCCCAAGGAGAAGGAGCCTGTGCAGTGTGTGGAGACAATGCGGCCTGCCAGCACTATGGCGTGCGCACATGTGAGGGCTGCAAGGGCTTCTTCAAG CGCACTGTGCAGAAAAACGCCAAGTACGTCTGCCTGGCCAGCAAGAACTGTCCTGTGGACAAGAGGAGACGCAATCGCTGCCAGTACTGCCGCTTCCAGAAGTGTCTGAGTGTTGGCATGGTGAAGGAAG TGGTCCGCACCGATAGCTTGAAGGGGCGCCGAGGTCGCTTGCCTTCCAAACCAAAGAGCCCCCTGCAGACGGAAgcatctcctccttctccaccccTAAGCCTGCTCTCCGCTCTGCTCAGGGCTTATTCGCACTGCACGCCCCGCGACCTCGACTACAACCAG ttCAGTGCTGCCGATCCGCCGACCTCCTCCTCAGATGCCGAGCACATCCAGCTCTTCTATAGGCTCCTCACCCTCTCCATGGAGACCACGCGTTGCTGGGCTGACCGGCTTCCCGGGTTCTCTGAGCTTCAGCGCGACGATCAGAACCTGCTCATAGATTCTGCTTTCCTGGAGCTGTTTGTCCTGCGATTGGCTCACag GTCGATGTTGTCGGAAGATAAACTCGTGTTCTGTAACGGCTTGGTGCTGCACAGGTTCCAGTGCCTTCGGGGGTTTGGGGAATGGCTGGACTCCATCCGTGACTTCTCCACTCACCTCCAGAACCTACACCTGGATGCCTCTGCCTTTTCCTGCCTGGCCGCCCTCGTGCTGCTCACCG AACAAGTCCCTGGCCTGAAGGACTCCAAGCGCGTTGAGGAGCTGCAGAATAAAGTGATTTGCTGTCTCAGAGACCACCTGGGCTGTggcccttcttcctcctcatccaaGGCTGCACCTCCCCTCAGTCGTATTTTGGGTTTAAGGGCAGAGCTCCGTTCCCAAAGGACCCAGGGCCTTCAACGAATCTTCTACCTGAAGCTTGAGGACCTGGTACCACCTCCTCCATTGATTGACAGGTTCTTGGACACTCTGCCCTACTGA
- the nr4a3 gene encoding nuclear receptor subfamily 4 group A member 3 isoform X1 produces the protein MPCVQAQYGPAPPGSAYSGQSFSYQGDSYSSELMTPDYTKLDLGGGEISAAAATTSLPSFNVFVEGGYEPKSSCLYQMPPHRPIIKKEEESYPTAPPLEAMSSSSMYFKQSPPSTPTTPSLPAQPGASFLWDEHSLAPPSHPHSLGSSMDAGPLKSSRFPHFYQHSPPHSGSNVSGYENIGGGLVRTSSSSSSSVSHHHGQPLEQSMYQLHRGAGGSSLAFRSLALGPCGPLLGDSLPSPPQRGPQGEGACAVCGDNAACQHYGVRTCEGCKGFFKRTVQKNAKYVCLASKNCPVDKRRRNRCQYCRFQKCLSVGMVKEVVRTDSLKGRRGRLPSKPKSPLQTEASPPSPPLSLLSALLRAYSHCTPRDLDYNQFSAADPPTSSSDAEHIQLFYRLLTLSMETTRCWADRLPGFSELQRDDQNLLIDSAFLELFVLRLAHRSMLSEDKLVFCNGLVLHRFQCLRGFGEWLDSIRDFSTHLQNLHLDASAFSCLAALVLLTEQVPGLKDSKRVEELQNKVICCLRDHLGCGPSSSSSKAAPPLSRILGLRAELRSQRTQGLQRIFYLKLEDLVPPPPLIDRFLDTLPY, from the exons ATGCCCTGTGTGCAGGCTCAGTACGGGCCTGCTCCTCCAGGCTCTGCCTACTCTGGACAGTCCTTTAGTTACCAGGGTGACAGCTACAGCTCTGAACTCATGACCCCTGACTACACCAAGTTAGACCTGGGAGGTGGTGAGATCTCTGCTGCCGCTGCAACCACCTCCCTCCCGAGCTTCAACGTCTTTGTGGAGGGGGGCTATGAGCCCAAGTCGTCCTGTCTCTACCAGATGCCTCCACACAGGCCCATCattaaaaaggaggaggagagctacCCAACCGCTCCACCACTGGAGGCCATGTCCTCCTCCAGCATGTACTTTAAACAGTCACCCCCCTCCACTCCCACCACCCCGTCCCTACCTGCCCAGCCTGGTGCCTCTTTCCTCTGGGACGAGCACTCCCTGGCCCCTCCATCACACCCCCACTCTCTGGGCTCAAGCATGGATGCGGGTCCGCTCAAGTCGTCACGATTCCCACACTTTTACCAGCATTCACCGCCCCACAGCGGCAGCAATGTCAGCGGCTACGAGAACATAGGGGGAGGACTGGTTCgcacatcctcctcttcctcatcctcggTCTCCCATCATCACGGTCAGCCTCTGGAGCAGTCAATGTACCAGCTGCACCGTGGCGCTGGAGGCAGCAGTCTCGCCTTCCGGTCCCTGGCTCTGGGGCCCTGTGGCCCACTCCTAGGAGACAGCCTGCCCTCGCCTCCCCAGCGTGGCCCCCAAGGAGAAGGAGCCTGTGCAGTGTGTGGAGACAATGCGGCCTGCCAGCACTATGGCGTGCGCACATGTGAGGGCTGCAAGGGCTTCTTCAAG CGCACTGTGCAGAAAAACGCCAAGTACGTCTGCCTGGCCAGCAAGAACTGTCCTGTGGACAAGAGGAGACGCAATCGCTGCCAGTACTGCCGCTTCCAGAAGTGTCTGAGTGTTGGCATGGTGAAGGAAG TGGTCCGCACCGATAGCTTGAAGGGGCGCCGAGGTCGCTTGCCTTCCAAACCAAAGAGCCCCCTGCAGACGGAAgcatctcctccttctccaccccTAAGCCTGCTCTCCGCTCTGCTCAGGGCTTATTCGCACTGCACGCCCCGCGACCTCGACTACAACCAG ttCAGTGCTGCCGATCCGCCGACCTCCTCCTCAGATGCCGAGCACATCCAGCTCTTCTATAGGCTCCTCACCCTCTCCATGGAGACCACGCGTTGCTGGGCTGACCGGCTTCCCGGGTTCTCTGAGCTTCAGCGCGACGATCAGAACCTGCTCATAGATTCTGCTTTCCTGGAGCTGTTTGTCCTGCGATTGGCTCACag GTCGATGTTGTCGGAAGATAAACTCGTGTTCTGTAACGGCTTGGTGCTGCACAGGTTCCAGTGCCTTCGGGGGTTTGGGGAATGGCTGGACTCCATCCGTGACTTCTCCACTCACCTCCAGAACCTACACCTGGATGCCTCTGCCTTTTCCTGCCTGGCCGCCCTCGTGCTGCTCACCG AACAAGTCCCTGGCCTGAAGGACTCCAAGCGCGTTGAGGAGCTGCAGAATAAAGTGATTTGCTGTCTCAGAGACCACCTGGGCTGTggcccttcttcctcctcatccaaGGCTGCACCTCCCCTCAGTCGTATTTTGGGTTTAAGGGCAGAGCTCCGTTCCCAAAGGACCCAGGGCCTTCAACGAATCTTCTACCTGAAGCTTGAGGACCTGGTACCACCTCCTCCATTGATTGACAGGTTCTTGGACACTCTGCCCTACTGA